In a genomic window of Shouchella clausii:
- a CDS encoding ABC transporter ATP-binding protein — MKTVFSYLLPYKAAAVIAFAFMLLELAVELIQPLLLARIIDDGIIENDLKTVFVWGGVLVGLSLLAFIAGVLNSFYAGHAGQSTGFDIRNAMFKTIQRSSLEKLQPFETSSLMTRLSNDVTQIQNTVFMSLRIMARAPLLIVGGCVMAFAVNARLALFLFITIPPIILFLMWILKKGVHIFSDVQAKVDSVNHVVRENLTGIRVIRVFVRKAEEAKRFFRESNNLMDRTVKAFRLMELTLPVLLFLMNGSILLVLWFGSIDIGNGATQVGDVVAIVNYATRITSALTVFSMIIIVFSRARASATRIEEVLLEPDDELKESEEKPEPPAMKGELRFEHVSFSYAEGAPFVLKNIDFAVKANETVAVLGETGSGKSTLFQLIPKLYEPTKGTVRIDGTPVTAWQVQKLRRQIGYVPQAVRLFSGTIRENIAWGFPEASAEEIEAVAKVAQIHEAIVRLPDGYDTIVGQQGVNLSGGQKQRISIARALLGKPKMLLLDDSTSALDAKTEARFLAALEQQPCTTMMVTQKLSTAIQADRILLLEYGELVGFGSHEELLRSSPFYKKIYKSQYGKEA, encoded by the coding sequence GTGAAAACTGTTTTTTCCTATTTGCTTCCTTATAAAGCAGCAGCAGTGATTGCTTTTGCTTTTATGTTGCTTGAGTTGGCTGTGGAACTCATTCAACCGCTTTTGCTTGCCCGGATCATTGACGACGGGATTATCGAAAATGATTTAAAGACTGTTTTTGTATGGGGGGGCGTACTGGTCGGCCTTTCGTTATTAGCGTTTATAGCCGGCGTGCTAAACTCCTTTTATGCAGGCCACGCCGGCCAAAGCACAGGGTTTGATATCCGCAATGCGATGTTTAAAACGATCCAGCGTTCGAGCCTTGAAAAATTGCAGCCATTTGAAACATCCTCTTTGATGACAAGGTTGTCTAATGACGTAACACAAATCCAAAATACGGTTTTCATGAGCCTACGCATTATGGCTAGAGCACCGTTGCTTATTGTTGGCGGATGCGTGATGGCATTTGCCGTCAATGCCCGTTTAGCATTGTTTTTATTCATTACGATTCCACCGATCATCCTCTTTTTAATGTGGATTTTAAAAAAAGGCGTACATATTTTTAGTGACGTTCAAGCAAAAGTCGATTCAGTGAACCATGTGGTACGAGAAAATTTGACTGGCATTCGTGTGATCCGCGTTTTTGTGCGCAAAGCCGAGGAGGCGAAGCGTTTTTTTCGGGAAAGCAACAATCTGATGGACCGGACGGTAAAAGCTTTTCGCCTAATGGAATTAACATTGCCTGTTTTGCTGTTTTTAATGAACGGCTCGATTTTGCTTGTGCTTTGGTTTGGAAGCATTGACATTGGTAATGGTGCGACCCAAGTTGGCGATGTTGTGGCGATTGTCAATTATGCAACGCGAATTACTTCTGCTTTAACCGTTTTTTCGATGATTATCATCGTCTTTTCCCGGGCTAGAGCCTCGGCAACGCGAATTGAGGAAGTGCTGCTAGAACCTGATGACGAACTGAAGGAAAGCGAGGAAAAGCCTGAGCCCCCGGCTATGAAAGGGGAGCTGCGCTTTGAGCATGTATCGTTTTCTTATGCAGAGGGGGCTCCCTTTGTGTTGAAAAACATCGATTTCGCTGTAAAGGCGAATGAAACAGTTGCCGTCCTCGGGGAAACAGGCTCTGGAAAGTCTACTTTATTCCAGCTCATCCCAAAACTTTATGAACCGACCAAAGGAACGGTTCGCATTGATGGAACGCCTGTTACGGCGTGGCAAGTTCAAAAGCTGCGCAGGCAAATTGGCTATGTCCCGCAAGCGGTCCGATTGTTCTCCGGGACGATCCGCGAAAACATTGCCTGGGGCTTTCCAGAAGCATCCGCTGAAGAAATAGAAGCAGTTGCTAAAGTAGCGCAAATTCATGAGGCGATTGTACGTTTGCCAGATGGGTACGACACGATTGTTGGCCAGCAAGGCGTCAACTTGTCAGGAGGTCAAAAACAGCGGATTTCCATTGCCCGTGCCCTGCTAGGCAAGCCGAAAATGTTGCTTCTTGACGACAGCACAAGCGCCCTTGATGCGAAAACAGAAGCCCGTTTTCTCGCGGCGTTAGAGCAACAGCCATGCACGACGATGATGGTTACACAAAAATTGTCAACGGCGATTCAGGCAGACCGGATTTTATTGCTTGAATACGGCGAACTGGTTGGCTTCGGCAGCCACGAAGAGTTGCTGCGGTCATCGCCGTTCTATAAAAAAATTTATAAGTCGCAATATGGCAAGGAGGCGTGA